One window of the Pseudarthrobacter sp. ATCC 49987 genome contains the following:
- the cydD gene encoding thiol reductant ABC exporter subunit CydD — protein MRPQFPTGPANRAALYLLGLLAALKALSLVLIGQAVASMLAGLMAGDPAWGGQLYWGAAGVVLRSLTVWAQAVASRRAALGVKEELRAQLLERALRNGTRSAGPSDGGLAILATRGLDALDNYYTQFLPALVNCAAIPLLLGARILSADWISAVVIVLTVPLVPLFMILIGRYTDDRVREAQSTLSRLSGHMLELAKGLPVLVGLGRATAQRKALEDLSEEYRHRTMGTLRTAFLSALALELIATISVAVVAVFIGVRLVHGDMALEAGLLALILAPDCYLPLRELGTAHHASDDGRAALAETTAVLEAPEPTPLRPDGLVAAGAGVAAHPPALRVAGLTVRYGGRTDAAVGPLSFTAAPGRITALDGPSGAGKSTVLGVLAGTIGTGGGADRPDRQTTVTGRLEGFTTADLAWVPQHPVMVAPTVLEEVLLYLGAAAGGDSVGAGSDAGGAAALRCLAACAAEHLAAKHPAELSPGELRRVALARGLARIEAGATVLLLDEPTAHLDRESATAVSGAIVGLRGRVTVLLVAHDRQTRELADELVAVAPGAATAPGVEPSAAGAPETGYTESRPDETQASDFLAAGRLPAERPLVDDSEPRTPQAGAAAPAARGATAARLRRLLAPVRVKFAAAGAVGTLAALFAVALSGLSGWLIIRASEQPPILYLLTAIVGVRFFGIGRAALRYLERLLLHDAVFAALTRLRGRLWESLSRRALSLRRLLQGGNVLGTVVDDVDTVRELLPRVVLPPLTAVAVAAAAVTGIALLLPAALPAVIAAALLSLVAAPALALAADRMSAGTEQRLRSGVLRQVAAALDARAELHANSVSAPVLAAITSADRSATAASQRSAWAEGLGQGLTVLGCGTAALASAVLAAPLALSGAVEASTVAVVVLLQLALVEPYAAITTAVRQYPALRAVLERIGEAGVLDDDTAEASGGLVPVAGRTGGRPGIELRNLAAAWPGGPPVFTGLTATAEPGRWLAVTGASGSGKSTLLAVVLGFLPAAGGHILLGGRAAWCPQEAHLFDSTIRGNLLLGVPEGQRADAPEPRLQDALAAVGLGPLIGRLEHGLDTRIGPGGAFLSGGERQRLAVARTLLTGADVILLDEPTAHLDAESGRAMLAELRLGLRERTVVLVTHNPEDIAADDTRLDLDRAAARHAALSRESTPLLARG, from the coding sequence ATGAGACCGCAGTTCCCCACAGGCCCCGCCAACCGCGCCGCCCTCTACCTGCTCGGCCTGCTCGCGGCCCTGAAGGCCCTGTCCCTCGTGCTGATCGGGCAGGCGGTCGCGTCCATGCTGGCGGGGCTGATGGCCGGAGATCCAGCCTGGGGCGGGCAGCTGTACTGGGGAGCTGCCGGCGTCGTGCTGCGGTCCCTGACCGTCTGGGCACAGGCTGTCGCCTCGCGCCGGGCGGCGCTGGGTGTGAAGGAGGAACTGCGCGCGCAGCTGCTCGAGCGCGCGCTGCGCAACGGCACCCGGTCCGCCGGGCCCTCCGACGGCGGCCTCGCCATTCTCGCGACCCGCGGACTGGACGCCCTGGACAACTACTACACGCAGTTCCTGCCGGCCCTGGTGAACTGCGCGGCGATCCCGCTGCTGCTGGGCGCGCGCATCCTCTCCGCCGACTGGATCAGCGCCGTCGTCATTGTGCTGACGGTGCCGCTGGTGCCGCTCTTCATGATCCTGATCGGACGCTACACCGATGACCGCGTCCGGGAAGCCCAATCAACCCTGTCCCGGCTGTCGGGCCACATGCTGGAGCTCGCCAAAGGATTGCCCGTCCTTGTGGGGCTGGGCCGTGCCACCGCCCAGCGCAAGGCCCTCGAGGACCTCTCCGAGGAGTACCGCCACCGGACGATGGGGACCCTGCGGACCGCCTTCCTCTCCGCCCTCGCGCTGGAACTCATCGCCACCATCTCCGTGGCCGTCGTCGCCGTCTTCATCGGCGTCCGCCTGGTCCACGGCGACATGGCACTGGAAGCGGGTCTGCTGGCCCTGATCCTCGCCCCCGACTGCTACCTCCCGCTCCGGGAACTCGGTACCGCCCACCATGCCAGCGACGACGGCCGCGCCGCTCTTGCCGAAACCACCGCCGTCCTCGAAGCCCCCGAGCCCACGCCGCTACGACCCGATGGCCTGGTCGCTGCCGGGGCGGGCGTAGCCGCGCATCCGCCCGCGCTGCGCGTGGCCGGGCTGACTGTCCGCTACGGCGGCCGGACGGACGCCGCCGTCGGGCCGCTCAGTTTCACCGCCGCCCCGGGCCGGATCACCGCCCTCGACGGCCCCAGCGGCGCCGGGAAGAGCACCGTCCTCGGGGTGCTGGCCGGCACCATCGGGACCGGCGGCGGCGCTGACCGGCCTGACCGGCAAACAACAGTCACCGGCCGGCTCGAGGGGTTCACGACGGCGGACCTCGCCTGGGTGCCGCAGCATCCCGTGATGGTCGCCCCGACCGTGCTGGAGGAGGTCTTGCTCTATCTGGGAGCCGCAGCGGGCGGTGACTCGGTCGGCGCTGGGTCCGACGCTGGCGGGGCCGCGGCCCTGCGCTGCCTGGCCGCCTGCGCCGCGGAGCACCTCGCCGCGAAGCACCCCGCCGAACTCAGCCCGGGGGAGCTGCGCCGTGTCGCACTGGCCCGCGGCCTGGCCCGGATCGAGGCCGGCGCCACGGTGCTGCTCCTCGATGAACCCACCGCCCACCTGGACCGGGAATCCGCCACCGCCGTCAGCGGCGCCATCGTCGGGCTGCGTGGCAGGGTCACCGTCCTGCTGGTGGCCCACGACCGGCAGACCCGGGAACTTGCCGATGAGCTGGTGGCCGTGGCTCCCGGCGCAGCGACGGCGCCGGGTGTCGAACCGTCCGCCGCCGGGGCGCCGGAAACCGGGTATACGGAGTCCCGGCCTGACGAAACCCAGGCTTCCGATTTCCTGGCAGCCGGGCGACTGCCTGCTGAACGCCCGCTGGTCGATGACAGTGAACCCCGTACGCCGCAGGCCGGTGCCGCCGCACCTGCCGCCCGCGGTGCGACGGCAGCCCGGCTCCGCCGGCTGCTCGCACCGGTCCGGGTCAAGTTCGCCGCAGCGGGCGCCGTCGGTACGCTGGCGGCCCTGTTCGCCGTCGCCCTCTCGGGACTGTCGGGCTGGCTGATCATCCGCGCCAGCGAGCAGCCGCCCATCCTCTACCTGCTCACCGCGATCGTGGGCGTGCGCTTCTTCGGCATCGGCCGGGCCGCGTTGCGCTACCTTGAACGCCTCCTGCTGCACGACGCCGTCTTTGCCGCCCTGACCCGGCTCCGCGGCCGGCTCTGGGAGTCGCTGAGCCGGCGGGCCCTCTCGCTGCGCCGGCTGCTGCAGGGCGGCAACGTCCTGGGCACCGTGGTGGACGACGTCGACACGGTCCGGGAGCTGCTGCCCCGGGTGGTCCTGCCGCCGCTGACCGCCGTGGCCGTTGCGGCCGCCGCCGTCACCGGCATCGCCCTTCTCCTGCCGGCGGCGCTCCCTGCCGTGATTGCCGCGGCCCTGCTGAGCCTCGTGGCCGCCCCGGCCCTGGCCCTCGCAGCCGACCGGATGTCCGCCGGCACCGAGCAACGGCTGCGCTCCGGCGTCCTCCGCCAGGTGGCGGCAGCCCTCGATGCCCGCGCCGAACTCCACGCCAACAGCGTCTCCGCGCCGGTGCTCGCCGCCATCACCAGCGCCGACCGCTCCGCCACGGCCGCCTCACAGCGCTCGGCCTGGGCCGAAGGACTCGGCCAGGGGCTGACGGTGCTGGGCTGCGGGACCGCCGCCCTCGCCAGCGCCGTGCTGGCCGCTCCACTGGCCCTCAGCGGAGCGGTCGAAGCCTCGACGGTCGCCGTCGTGGTGCTGCTCCAGCTCGCGCTTGTGGAGCCCTACGCCGCCATCACGACGGCGGTCCGCCAGTACCCTGCGCTGCGGGCCGTCCTTGAACGCATCGGCGAAGCGGGCGTCCTGGACGACGACACCGCCGAGGCCTCCGGCGGGCTTGTCCCCGTGGCCGGCAGGACCGGAGGCAGGCCCGGGATCGAACTGCGGAACCTCGCCGCCGCCTGGCCCGGCGGGCCCCCGGTCTTCACCGGACTCACCGCCACCGCCGAACCCGGGCGCTGGCTCGCCGTCACCGGGGCCTCAGGCTCCGGGAAGTCCACCCTGCTCGCCGTCGTCCTCGGCTTCCTCCCTGCCGCAGGGGGGCACATCCTGCTGGGCGGGCGCGCGGCCTGGTGCCCGCAGGAGGCACACCTCTTCGACTCCACGATCCGCGGCAACCTGCTGCTGGGAGTTCCGGAGGGCCAGCGCGCGGATGCGCCGGAGCCGCGGCTGCAGGACGCCCTGGCCGCCGTGGGCCTCGGGCCGCTGATCGGGCGGCTGGAACACGGCCTGGATACCCGGATCGGACCCGGCGGGGCCTTCCTCAGCGGAGGCGAACGGCAGCGCCTCGCCGTGGCCCGCACCCTCCTGACCGGAGCCGACGTGATCCTGCTGGACGAACCCACCGCGCACCTGGATGCTGAGTCCGGCCGGGCGATGCTGGCCGAGCTCCGGCTTGGCCTGCGTGAGCGCACGGTGGTCCTCGTGACGCACAATCCGGAGGACATCGCCGCGGACGACACCCGCCTGGACCTGGACCGCGCGGCGGCCCGCCACGCAGCACTTTCCCGGGAGTCAACGCCGTTGCTGGCGCGGGGGTAG
- a CDS encoding GNAT family N-acetyltransferase gives MNGRAEPHASLDPRLQWRAAGTADMDGWAALIARTAAVERPVWYERRADLEQVLESKKNPAAADTILGFDAQGVARAYGRITKNPEGDKAIGYGGVDPGWQGNGIGTGLLGWMEARTRQRFAEDAVPGATPRLRLHMEQQHTHQAALFADAGYRIVRYYNEMHRPLQDGLPAVVLDEGLDLVGFGPELHEPVRLAHNDAFRDHWGSEPRDEEAWGFVVSDPLARPDLSAVIVEQSTGRVAGYQLASHDTVSAEVRGYKEGYTDLLGVRREFRGRGVAQALLADAMRRFAAAGMDTASLDVDSENPTGALALYAKMGYAAVNSSMAWDKEL, from the coding sequence ATGAACGGACGCGCCGAGCCCCACGCCAGCCTGGACCCCCGCCTGCAGTGGCGGGCCGCCGGGACCGCGGACATGGACGGCTGGGCGGCGCTGATCGCACGGACGGCCGCCGTCGAACGGCCAGTCTGGTACGAGCGCCGCGCCGACCTGGAACAGGTCCTCGAATCGAAGAAGAACCCGGCCGCCGCGGACACCATCCTCGGCTTCGACGCGCAGGGCGTGGCCAGGGCTTATGGCCGCATCACCAAGAACCCGGAGGGGGATAAGGCGATCGGGTACGGCGGCGTCGATCCCGGATGGCAGGGAAACGGGATCGGCACCGGGTTGCTGGGCTGGATGGAGGCGAGGACCCGGCAACGCTTTGCCGAGGACGCCGTGCCGGGGGCCACCCCCAGGTTGCGGCTCCATATGGAACAGCAGCATACGCACCAGGCGGCGCTGTTCGCGGACGCCGGCTACCGGATAGTCCGCTACTACAACGAGATGCACCGGCCGCTCCAGGACGGCCTCCCCGCAGTGGTGCTGGACGAGGGCCTGGACCTCGTGGGATTCGGTCCCGAGTTGCACGAGCCCGTGCGGCTGGCCCACAACGACGCCTTCCGGGACCACTGGGGCAGCGAGCCCCGCGACGAGGAAGCCTGGGGCTTCGTCGTCAGCGATCCGTTGGCCCGGCCTGACCTGAGCGCCGTGATTGTGGAACAGTCCACCGGCAGGGTTGCCGGATACCAGCTTGCCAGCCATGACACGGTCAGCGCGGAGGTGCGGGGCTACAAAGAGGGCTACACGGACCTGCTGGGCGTGCGGCGGGAGTTCCGCGGCCGCGGAGTGGCACAGGCCCTCCTGGCTGACGCGATGCGCCGATTCGCCGCGGCCGGGATGGACACGGCATCCCTCGACGTCGACTCGGAGAACCCCACCGGCGCCCTGGCCCTCTACGCCAAGATGGGCTACGCCGCCGTCAACAGCAGCATGGCCTGGGACAAGGAACTGTAG
- the cydB gene encoding cytochrome d ubiquinol oxidase subunit II — translation MELLPTIWFIAIAVLWTGYLFLEGFDLGVGMLFKGFARNDTERRVLLNTVGPVWDGNEVWLLTAGGATFAAFPLWYASLFSALYLPLLLVLVALIFRAVAFEYRGKVDNPRWRARWDWAISLGSLVAAFGVGAALALTTTGLPLNANGDREGGPFAWFSAYAVLGGLAVVGFSLLHGLAFLALKTDGDVRHRARQWFVRLLPVLLLPIAGWAVSLQLLSGEIWTVLAVVAAVVAAVLAWNFARRGAEGRAFLSLGAFLLLGSASIFGAAFPVVLPSTLNPDFNLTISNASSSDYTLGLMTIVACIGLPLVLVYQAWTYWVFRRRVSDAHIPEAHSFLPAIAAKALAPKD, via the coding sequence ATGGAACTGCTTCCCACCATCTGGTTCATCGCCATCGCGGTGCTGTGGACGGGCTATCTCTTTCTCGAGGGCTTCGACCTCGGCGTCGGGATGCTGTTCAAGGGCTTTGCCCGGAACGACACCGAACGCCGCGTGCTGCTCAACACGGTCGGCCCGGTCTGGGACGGCAACGAGGTCTGGCTCCTGACGGCCGGCGGTGCCACCTTCGCGGCTTTCCCGCTCTGGTATGCCTCCCTGTTCTCCGCGCTCTACCTGCCGCTGCTCCTGGTCCTTGTGGCCCTCATCTTCCGCGCCGTGGCCTTCGAATACCGCGGCAAAGTCGACAACCCGCGGTGGCGTGCCCGCTGGGACTGGGCCATCTCGCTCGGCTCCCTCGTGGCGGCCTTCGGCGTCGGAGCAGCCCTGGCACTGACCACCACCGGGCTGCCCCTGAACGCCAACGGCGACCGTGAAGGCGGCCCGTTCGCGTGGTTCAGCGCCTACGCCGTGCTGGGCGGCCTCGCCGTCGTCGGGTTCTCGCTCCTGCACGGCCTCGCCTTCCTGGCCCTGAAGACCGACGGCGACGTCCGGCACCGCGCACGCCAGTGGTTCGTCCGCCTCCTGCCCGTGCTCCTGCTGCCGATCGCCGGCTGGGCGGTGAGCCTGCAGCTGCTCAGCGGCGAGATCTGGACCGTGCTGGCCGTCGTCGCCGCCGTCGTGGCCGCCGTCCTGGCCTGGAACTTCGCCCGCAGGGGCGCCGAGGGCCGCGCGTTCCTGTCCCTGGGCGCGTTCCTGCTGCTGGGCAGCGCCTCGATCTTCGGCGCCGCCTTCCCCGTGGTGCTGCCGTCCACGCTGAACCCGGACTTCAACCTGACCATCTCCAACGCGTCCTCCTCGGACTACACCCTCGGGCTGATGACGATCGTCGCCTGCATCGGGCTGCCGCTGGTCCTCGTCTACCAGGCGTGGACGTACTGGGTGTTCCGGCGCCGGGTCAGCGACGCGCACATCCCGGAAGCCCACAGCTTCCTCCCGGCCATCGCCGCCAAAGCCCTGGCACCCAAGGACTAG